The proteins below are encoded in one region of Phaseolus vulgaris cultivar G19833 chromosome 1, P. vulgaris v2.0, whole genome shotgun sequence:
- the LOC137816178 gene encoding zinc finger protein GIS-like: protein MQQPPQSSPYIRPHSPSTPSIPLLFSFSLLFIPLPNMNNTPTPTHDFMNVDSFSQLPFLRPSPPSKDKPIRLFGQDFSQTTHTLTNNHHADHNTTNTQNAEPSRRFECHYCCRNFPTSQALGGHQNAHKRERQHAKRHLHSTMLHSTLSDPSTYAFTNPTFTSSAISYSSHPTWDSTAARGSFYGTSHSHQLQPINGSPLGLWRIPNATATTHAQSNPILYHQRPSPLLAGQNMVTTRMGPSPSGSQNRFGYDLKPSVNDHVSLDLHL from the coding sequence ATGCAACAGCCGCCCCAAAGTAGTCCATATATCAGACCCCACTCTCCTTCCACCCCATCAATACCACTCctcttctcattttctcttctcttcatccctttGCCTAACATGAACAACACTCCCACCCCCACCCACGACTTCATGAACGTCGACTCTTTCTCTCAGCTCCCCTTTCTCCGCCCCTCCCCTCCCTCCAAAGATAAACCCATTCGCCTCTTCGGCCAAGACTTCTCCCAAACCACCCACACCCTCACCAACAACCACCACGCTGACCACAACACCACCAACACACAAAACGCCGAGCCCTCCCGCAGATTCGAGTGCCATTACTGTTGCAGAAACTTCCCCACTTCCCAGGCCTTAGGCGGCCACCAAAACGCCCACAAACGAGAGCGCCAACACGCCAAACGACACCTCCACTCAACCATGCTCCATTCCACCCTCTCCGATCCTTCCACCTACGCTTTCACCAACCCCACCTTCACTTCCTCCGCAATCTCTTATTCTTCTCACCCAACTTGGGATTCTACCGCTGCTCGCGGAAGCTTCTACGGAACCTCCCATTCTCACCAGCTTCAACCCATCAACGGAAGCCCCTTGGGCTTGTGGCGAATCCCCAACGCCACTGCAACCACTCACGCCCAGAGTAACCCTATTTTATACCACCAACGCCCGTCGCCTTTGCTTGCTGGCCAGAACATGGTGACCACTAGGATGGGTCCCTCACCCTCCGGCTCGCAGAA